One region of Desulfitobacterium chlororespirans DSM 11544 genomic DNA includes:
- the wecB gene encoding non-hydrolyzing UDP-N-acetylglucosamine 2-epimerase, protein MCAKLQDPDIKKATLKAKERIQVEGKKVMVVFGTRPEAIKMAPVVQALKRTSLHCEIAVTAQHREMLDQVLELFQIKPDYDLNLMQAGQTLTDITTRALQGLKDVLEQAKPDLVLVHGDTTTTFVAALAAFYAQIPVGHVEAGLRTGHKYSPFPEEMNRKLAGVLTDLHFSPTETSKRNLLAEGVPEEKIYVTGNTVIDALLTTVKKDYTFSDAALREILGQSAGQRMILVTTHRRENLGEPMRQIYRALAEVLEHYPDTYVVFPVHKNPSVRQVVNEVLGHNPRVHMIEPLDYEPFVNLQAQANIILTDSGGIQEEAPSLGIPVLVVRDTTERPEAVEAGTVSLVGTSYEKVLQELSRLLGNQEAYENMAHAVNPYGDGRAASRIAKITEDFLQA, encoded by the coding sequence TTGTGTGCAAAGCTACAAGACCCAGATATAAAGAAAGCTACTTTAAAGGCAAAGGAGCGTATTCAAGTGGAAGGTAAAAAGGTTATGGTAGTCTTCGGGACACGGCCTGAAGCGATTAAGATGGCTCCCGTTGTTCAAGCTCTGAAAAGAACGTCTCTGCACTGTGAGATTGCTGTGACTGCCCAGCATCGGGAAATGCTGGATCAGGTGCTGGAGCTGTTTCAGATTAAGCCGGATTATGACTTGAATCTTATGCAGGCGGGACAGACTTTAACGGATATTACAACCCGCGCCCTCCAGGGTCTGAAGGATGTGCTGGAACAAGCCAAGCCTGATCTGGTCCTGGTCCACGGAGATACCACAACCACCTTTGTGGCGGCTTTGGCAGCCTTTTATGCTCAAATTCCCGTAGGTCATGTGGAAGCGGGATTGCGTACAGGCCATAAATATTCTCCTTTCCCGGAGGAAATGAACCGCAAACTGGCCGGAGTTTTAACGGATTTGCATTTTTCGCCTACGGAAACATCGAAAAGAAATTTATTGGCTGAAGGGGTTCCGGAAGAGAAAATATATGTCACAGGCAATACGGTGATCGACGCCTTGCTGACTACCGTAAAAAAGGATTATACCTTCTCCGATGCCGCCTTAAGGGAAATACTGGGTCAGAGTGCAGGACAGCGCATGATTCTTGTCACCACTCATCGCCGGGAAAACCTCGGTGAGCCCATGCGGCAGATCTATCGGGCTTTAGCAGAGGTTTTGGAGCATTATCCGGATACCTATGTGGTGTTTCCTGTGCATAAAAACCCCTCTGTCCGCCAAGTCGTCAATGAAGTTCTGGGCCATAATCCCCGGGTCCATATGATTGAGCCTCTGGACTATGAACCCTTTGTCAACCTTCAGGCTCAAGCCAATATTATTCTGACCGATTCCGGAGGAATTCAGGAAGAAGCCCCTTCCCTTGGAATCCCTGTGCTGGTGGTCCGGGATACCACCGAGCGGCCCGAAGCGGTGGAGGCGGGGACCGTATCTTTAGTGGGAACCAGCTATGAAAAAGTTCTTCAGGAACTGAGCCGCCTCCTGGGTAATCAGGAAGCTTATGAGAATATGGCTCATGCTGTTAACCCCTATGGTGATGGCCGAGCGGCAAGCCGGATCGCGAAGATTACTGAAGATTTTCTTCAAGCATAG
- a CDS encoding deoxycytidylate deaminase, which translates to MKELERPSWDEYFMQMAQVVAGRSTCLRRQVGAVIVKDKQILSTGYNGSPTGLSHCAQKGCLRMQLGIPSGERTEICRAVHAEQNALVQAAKHGVSINGADIYTTFQPCVLCTKLLINAGIKRVFFLYSYPDPLALEMAAEAELELIQLEFPNSI; encoded by the coding sequence ATGAAAGAGTTAGAACGGCCCAGTTGGGATGAATATTTTATGCAGATGGCACAAGTTGTAGCCGGACGCTCCACCTGCCTGCGCCGTCAAGTGGGCGCTGTGATCGTCAAGGATAAGCAGATCCTCAGCACCGGTTATAACGGCAGCCCCACAGGATTGAGTCACTGTGCTCAAAAAGGCTGCCTCAGAATGCAGCTGGGTATTCCTTCCGGAGAACGGACGGAGATTTGCCGGGCGGTCCATGCGGAGCAAAATGCTTTGGTTCAAGCAGCCAAGCATGGGGTTTCTATTAATGGGGCGGATATCTATACCACATTTCAGCCCTGTGTGCTTTGCACGAAGCTTCTCATTAATGCCGGTATAAAACGGGTCTTTTTCCTTTATTCCTACCCGGATCCATTGGCTTTAGAGATGGCGGCTGAGGCTGAATTGGAGCTTATTCAGCTGGAATTTCCCAATTCAATATAA
- the upp gene encoding uracil phosphoribosyltransferase, with amino-acid sequence MAKVHVLDHPLIQHKLSLIRDENTGSKDFRELVEEVSMLMAYEVTRDFPLQDVEVKTPVATMTAKAIAGRKVGLIPILRAGLGMVDGMLRLIPTAKVGHVGLYRDPETLKPVEYYCKLPTDVEERDLIVIDPMLATGGSATAAITFLKDRGAKSIKLMCLIAAPEGIKEVQNYHDDVDIFVAAVDDYLNDHGYIIPGLGDAGDRLFGTK; translated from the coding sequence ATGGCAAAAGTTCATGTTCTGGATCATCCTTTGATACAGCATAAATTATCCTTAATCCGAGACGAAAATACAGGGTCCAAAGACTTTCGTGAACTGGTAGAAGAAGTTTCCATGCTCATGGCCTATGAAGTGACCCGGGACTTTCCCCTGCAGGATGTGGAAGTAAAGACCCCGGTGGCTACGATGACAGCCAAGGCAATAGCCGGACGCAAAGTCGGGTTGATTCCGATCTTAAGAGCCGGTCTGGGCATGGTGGATGGCATGCTGAGATTAATCCCCACCGCCAAAGTTGGCCATGTGGGGCTCTATCGGGATCCGGAAACACTGAAGCCGGTGGAATACTACTGCAAACTCCCTACCGATGTGGAAGAGCGTGATTTAATTGTCATTGATCCTATGCTGGCTACGGGGGGATCCGCCACGGCGGCCATCACTTTTCTGAAGGACAGAGGAGCGAAAAGCATCAAGCTGATGTGCCTGATCGCTGCTCCGGAAGGGATCAAAGAAGTTCAGAACTACCATGATGATGTGGATATTTTTGTGGCGGCAGTGGACGATTATTTAAACGACCACGGCTATATCATTCCGGGTCTCGGTGACGCCGGAGATCGGTTGTTTGGTACCAAATGA
- the glyA gene encoding serine hydroxymethyltransferase codes for MDYIKEWILPQDPEVAEAIAQEEQRQRHKIELIASENFVSRAVMAAQGSVLTNKYAEGYPGKRYYGGCEYVDIVEDLARERVKKLFGAEHANVQPHSGAQANTAVYFAMLKPGDTVLGMNLSHGGHLTHGSPVNISGMYYNFVAYGVDQATERIDYDVVRQLALEHRPKMIVAGASAYPRQIDFARLREIADEADSYFMVDMAHIAGLVAAGLHQSPVPYAHFVTTTTHKTLRGPRGGLILCKEEFAKAIDKAIFPGIQGGPLMHVIAAKAVAFGEALKPEFVEYQKRIVENAKVLSETLAEKGFRVVSGGTDNHLMLVDVRSKGLTGKEAEYILDEVGITVNKNTIPYDPASPMVTSGIRIGTPAVTSRGMDTLAMKKIAAAIDIALSEPNEAGAAKARDMVAALCAEYPLYPNLD; via the coding sequence ATGGATTATATTAAGGAATGGATTCTCCCTCAGGATCCCGAAGTGGCAGAGGCTATTGCCCAGGAGGAACAAAGGCAGCGCCATAAAATCGAGCTGATTGCCTCAGAGAATTTTGTGAGCCGAGCGGTCATGGCCGCCCAGGGTTCCGTTCTTACCAATAAGTATGCGGAAGGATATCCGGGAAAACGCTATTATGGCGGCTGTGAGTATGTGGATATCGTTGAGGATCTGGCCCGGGAGCGGGTGAAAAAGCTTTTTGGTGCGGAACATGCCAATGTACAGCCTCATTCCGGCGCCCAGGCTAATACCGCCGTATATTTTGCTATGCTTAAACCCGGGGATACGGTTCTCGGCATGAATCTTTCCCATGGAGGGCATTTAACCCACGGCAGCCCGGTGAATATCTCCGGGATGTATTATAACTTTGTCGCCTATGGGGTGGATCAAGCCACCGAACGCATTGATTATGACGTGGTGCGTCAATTAGCCCTTGAGCACCGCCCTAAAATGATTGTAGCGGGAGCCAGTGCCTATCCCAGACAAATCGACTTTGCTCGCTTAAGAGAAATTGCCGATGAGGCGGACTCTTACTTCATGGTGGATATGGCTCATATTGCGGGCCTGGTGGCAGCCGGGCTTCATCAAAGCCCTGTTCCTTACGCACATTTTGTAACCACCACCACTCATAAAACCCTGCGGGGCCCCCGGGGGGGACTGATTCTATGCAAAGAAGAATTTGCCAAAGCTATCGATAAAGCCATCTTCCCCGGCATTCAGGGCGGCCCGTTGATGCATGTGATCGCGGCTAAGGCTGTTGCCTTTGGTGAGGCTTTAAAGCCGGAATTTGTGGAATATCAAAAACGCATTGTGGAGAATGCTAAAGTACTGTCGGAAACTCTGGCGGAAAAAGGTTTCCGCGTCGTTTCCGGAGGCACGGACAACCATTTGATGCTTGTGGATGTACGGTCTAAAGGCTTGACAGGGAAAGAAGCAGAGTATATTTTAGATGAGGTCGGTATTACGGTAAATAAGAACACCATCCCCTATGATCCGGCCAGTCCCATGGTAACCAGCGGCATCCGCATCGGCACCCCTGCCGTGACCAGCCGCGGTATGGATACCCTGGCGATGAAAAAGATTGCCGCAGCCATCGACATTGCTTTATCGGAACCCAATGAAGCGGGGGCTGCCAAAGCTCGGGATATGGTTGCAGCACTCTGCGCAGAATACCCGCTCTACCCAAATCTAGATTAG
- a CDS encoding TIGR01440 family protein, which translates to MNFEDMDKAWNQALEEFFAQAGLKPRQIVVLGCSTSEVMGQHIGKASSEEVAEALLPALLAKVRARELYLAIQACEHLNRALVVEEACVEQYGLDAVTVVPSLLAGGSMAVKAWQNYQAPMMVETIRGHAGIDVGDTFIGMHLRPVVVPIRPSIKSIGHAHLTMARTRPRLIGGPRAMYPVV; encoded by the coding sequence ATGAATTTTGAGGATATGGATAAAGCCTGGAATCAAGCTTTAGAAGAATTCTTTGCCCAAGCTGGTTTAAAACCCAGGCAAATCGTCGTGCTTGGCTGCAGTACCAGTGAGGTTATGGGACAACATATTGGGAAGGCAAGCAGCGAAGAGGTGGCAGAGGCCCTTCTTCCCGCTTTATTAGCCAAAGTCAGGGCGCGGGAGCTCTATTTGGCTATTCAGGCCTGTGAACATTTGAACCGCGCTCTGGTGGTGGAAGAAGCTTGTGTGGAGCAGTATGGCCTTGATGCCGTAACCGTCGTCCCTTCGCTGTTAGCAGGGGGCTCGATGGCGGTTAAAGCTTGGCAGAACTATCAAGCACCGATGATGGTGGAAACAATCCGCGGGCATGCCGGGATTGATGTGGGAGATACCTTTATCGGGATGCATCTGCGGCCGGTGGTTGTACCCATACGTCCTTCCATTAAATCAATCGGCCATGCCCACCTTACCATGGCCAGAACCCGGCCGCGGTTGATCGGCGGCCCGAGGGCGATGTACCCCGTAGTATAG
- the rpiB gene encoding ribose 5-phosphate isomerase B, with protein sequence MKIALGADHGGYELKNEIRAHLEEQGIEILDFGTNTKDSVDYPRYGFYVGDAVTKGKADLGIVVCGTGLGISIAANKVPGVRAAVCTETYSARMAREHNNANVLALGGRVTGLGLALDIVDMFVKTPFAGGRHACRVDLIDAIEKGETL encoded by the coding sequence TTGAAAATTGCATTAGGAGCAGATCATGGCGGGTACGAACTTAAAAATGAGATTCGAGCCCATTTAGAAGAACAAGGGATTGAGATTCTGGATTTCGGCACCAACACTAAAGATTCTGTGGATTATCCCAGGTACGGTTTCTATGTAGGCGATGCAGTGACTAAAGGCAAAGCAGACTTAGGAATTGTGGTCTGTGGTACAGGCTTAGGGATCTCCATCGCTGCCAATAAGGTACCAGGGGTTCGTGCTGCAGTCTGCACTGAGACCTATTCCGCACGTATGGCGCGGGAACATAATAACGCCAATGTCCTGGCTCTTGGAGGCAGAGTCACCGGTTTGGGCTTGGCCTTGGATATCGTGGATATGTTCGTTAAAACTCCTTTTGCCGGTGGACGACATGCTTGTCGGGTCGATCTCATCGACGCCATTGAAAAAGGAGAAACTCTCTAA
- a CDS encoding low molecular weight protein arginine phosphatase, with the protein MRIVFVCTGNTCRSPMAEGLARGILGADIQVESAGLAAWEGEPATAQAVQVLKEKGIDLTSHQARLARREILASADWIIPMTGAHEVQLKGAFPEFAAKIKRLGRWAGDGKDQDIPDPWGGSVERYRRCAEDMEALLHKVKASLEGRH; encoded by the coding sequence GTGCGAATTGTATTTGTTTGTACCGGCAATACATGCCGGAGCCCCATGGCTGAAGGTTTAGCCAGGGGGATTTTGGGAGCGGATATCCAGGTGGAATCCGCGGGTTTAGCAGCTTGGGAGGGAGAGCCTGCCACTGCCCAGGCGGTTCAGGTCTTAAAGGAAAAAGGCATCGATCTCACATCACATCAAGCTCGCTTGGCTCGCAGGGAAATTCTGGCTTCTGCAGATTGGATTATTCCCATGACCGGTGCTCACGAGGTGCAGCTTAAGGGGGCTTTCCCTGAGTTTGCCGCGAAAATCAAAAGGTTGGGGCGCTGGGCCGGAGACGGAAAAGATCAGGATATCCCGGATCCCTGGGGCGGAAGTGTGGAGCGGTACCGCCGGTGTGCGGAAGATATGGAGGCTTTGCTCCATAAGGTCAAGGCAAGCCTGGAGGGGCGGCATTGA
- a CDS encoding manganese efflux pump MntP family protein: protein MNLAWILALSVALGADAFSLALAIGLVGVGKRMTLRLSLLVAVFHVFMPLGGLFLGQTLGMFLGHLAKGIGSLVLLWLGGRMIFHVWRPEAEYIPLSKARANLNRQQLPTGISLSGIGMYALAASVSLDALSVGFSLGTVDSRIGLTVLVMGTVAGIMMGGGLVLGRYVGSWLGKRAEIVGGFVLVIIGLRMLLG, encoded by the coding sequence TTGAATCTTGCATGGATCTTGGCGTTGTCCGTTGCTTTAGGGGCGGATGCCTTTTCTCTGGCCTTGGCGATCGGCCTGGTAGGAGTCGGAAAAAGGATGACCTTAAGGCTTTCTCTGCTGGTCGCTGTCTTTCATGTTTTTATGCCCTTAGGAGGGCTGTTTTTAGGACAGACCCTGGGAATGTTTCTCGGTCATTTAGCCAAAGGGATAGGTTCCCTGGTGCTCCTCTGGTTAGGGGGACGGATGATTTTTCATGTCTGGAGACCGGAGGCGGAATATATTCCCCTTTCTAAAGCCAGAGCAAATCTTAATCGCCAGCAATTGCCCACCGGGATTTCCCTAAGCGGTATCGGTATGTATGCTTTGGCAGCCAGTGTAAGCTTGGACGCCCTTAGTGTAGGATTTTCTTTAGGGACTGTGGACAGCCGCATCGGGCTTACGGTTCTGGTTATGGGTACTGTGGCGGGAATCATGATGGGGGGCGGTTTGGTCCTCGGCCGCTATGTAGGTTCCTGGTTAGGAAAACGGGCTGAAATCGTCGGGGGCTTTGTTCTCGTGATCATTGGTCTAAGGATGTTATTGGGATAG
- a CDS encoding L-threonylcarbamoyladenylate synthase: MQTKRVTINAQHPEIEWIKEAAQLIREGQLVALPTETVYGLGANAMDAHACQEIFKVKGRPQDNPLIVHVSDLEMVKRLVEEWTPQAALCADKFWPGPLTLVLEKTAFVPDVVSGGLGTVAIRMPKHPVALELIKEAGVPIAAPSANLSGKPSPTQGIHVWKDLKGKIPLILDGGPCAVGVESTVLDLTGEVPTILRPGGITREQLEEVLGEVAVDRPAPNQAPKAPGMKYRHYAPKGELTLLIGERKNVIRKIKDELRKGHSRLKKVGILCTLESAPDLHSQLPDLLFVLGSEDHPEEVAGNLYEGLRLCDEQGMDMILAEGVSEKGLGFAIMNRLQKASGQRVMRV; this comes from the coding sequence TTGCAAACAAAACGGGTCACGATCAATGCACAACATCCTGAGATAGAGTGGATTAAAGAGGCAGCCCAGTTGATTCGCGAAGGGCAATTGGTGGCCTTGCCTACAGAGACGGTCTATGGTTTAGGGGCTAATGCCATGGATGCCCACGCCTGCCAGGAGATTTTTAAAGTTAAGGGCAGACCTCAGGATAATCCACTGATCGTTCATGTCTCAGACTTGGAGATGGTTAAAAGGCTGGTGGAGGAATGGACTCCTCAAGCAGCCCTTTGCGCAGATAAGTTTTGGCCGGGTCCCTTGACCCTGGTCCTGGAAAAGACCGCCTTTGTACCGGATGTGGTCAGCGGGGGCTTAGGAACTGTGGCCATTCGGATGCCCAAACACCCGGTGGCTCTGGAGCTTATTAAGGAGGCCGGGGTTCCCATCGCTGCCCCCAGTGCCAATCTTTCCGGGAAGCCCAGCCCTACCCAGGGAATTCACGTCTGGAAGGATTTAAAGGGCAAGATTCCTCTGATCTTAGATGGGGGGCCTTGCGCTGTAGGTGTAGAATCCACGGTCCTGGATTTGACAGGTGAAGTTCCGACCATCCTTCGCCCGGGTGGCATCACCAGGGAGCAGCTGGAAGAAGTCCTGGGAGAAGTGGCGGTGGACCGTCCTGCACCGAATCAGGCACCGAAAGCTCCCGGCATGAAATATCGCCATTATGCCCCCAAGGGGGAACTGACTTTGCTTATTGGCGAGAGGAAGAATGTTATCCGCAAAATAAAAGACGAGCTTCGCAAGGGACACTCCCGGTTGAAGAAGGTAGGCATTCTCTGTACCCTGGAAAGTGCGCCGGACCTGCACAGCCAGCTTCCGGATCTGCTCTTTGTCTTAGGATCGGAGGATCATCCTGAAGAGGTAGCCGGGAACCTCTACGAGGGTTTAAGGCTCTGTGATGAGCAGGGTATGGATATGATCCTGGCCGAAGGAGTTTCCGAGAAGGGTCTGGGCTTCGCCATCATGAACCGGTTGCAGAAGGCTTCCGGGCAGAGGGTTATGCGGGTGTAA
- the prmC gene encoding peptide chain release factor N(5)-glutamine methyltransferase, protein MRIIDALLWGEQELNLAQVDNPRWDADLLLGHILSLRREQLYLERDQTLGPEQEADYQQMISRRARREPLQYIVKHQEFMGLDFYVDERVLIPRADTEILVEKVLELKKEWQHSADRAGGGESPHIADLCTGSGALAISIAHFWPQAEVIGTDLSRDALDVARFNGERLGVRIQWRQGDFLAPIRGDSWDLIVSNPPYVTRAEYGELAPELAKEPRMAFLGGADGLDFYRELAREGRSLLKEEGVILVEIGWQQGDSVAELFQQQGFQTQIVQDLGGRDRVVFAR, encoded by the coding sequence ATGCGGATCATTGATGCTCTTTTATGGGGAGAGCAGGAATTAAACCTTGCCCAAGTGGACAATCCGCGCTGGGATGCGGATCTCCTGCTTGGGCATATTCTCAGCTTAAGGCGGGAACAACTTTATTTGGAGAGAGATCAAACCCTTGGCCCTGAGCAGGAGGCTGATTATCAACAGATGATTAGCCGCAGGGCCAGGCGGGAACCTCTTCAATACATTGTAAAGCACCAGGAATTTATGGGGCTTGATTTTTATGTGGATGAAAGAGTTCTGATTCCCAGGGCAGATACAGAGATCCTCGTGGAAAAGGTCCTGGAATTAAAAAAGGAATGGCAGCACTCAGCGGATAGGGCAGGCGGCGGAGAATCCCCCCATATCGCAGATCTTTGCACAGGCAGCGGGGCTTTGGCGATCAGTATTGCTCACTTTTGGCCTCAGGCTGAAGTTATCGGAACGGATTTATCCAGGGATGCCCTGGATGTGGCACGGTTCAATGGCGAACGGCTTGGGGTGCGGATCCAATGGCGTCAAGGGGATTTTTTAGCACCCATTCGCGGGGATAGCTGGGATCTTATCGTAAGCAATCCGCCCTATGTAACCCGGGCAGAATATGGGGAACTGGCCCCGGAACTAGCTAAAGAACCGCGGATGGCTTTTCTGGGAGGAGCAGACGGCCTGGATTTTTATCGGGAACTGGCCAGGGAAGGCCGTTCCTTGCTTAAGGAAGAGGGTGTAATCCTGGTCGAGATCGGTTGGCAGCAAGGAGATTCGGTGGCAGAACTTTTTCAGCAACAGGGCTTCCAGACTCAGATCGTTCAGGATTTGGGGGGAAGAGATCGGGTAGTTTTCGCGAGGTGA
- the prfA gene encoding peptide chain release factor 1 — MQRKLIEIERRYDELTQLLSDPEVIGNQSEWQKYAKAQAGMTDIVEAFREYSEVVKHLEETQGLLEEKLDPEFKEMAELELEELTEKRDELEEKMRILLLPKDPNDDKNVIMEIRAGAGGEEAALFAGDLYRMYTKYAEHQGWRTELLSASYTDIGGFKEIIFLIEGQGAYSKLKFESGVHRVQRVPTTESGGRIHTSTTTVAVLPEAEEVDVDINPNDLRIDIFCSSGPGGQSVNTTQSAVRITHVPTGTVVSCQDEKSQLKNKEKALRVLRARLLERAQEEAMGELASERRSQVGTGDRSERIRTYNFPQGRVTDHRIGLTLHRLDSILLGELDEVINALITTDQAERLKSEA; from the coding sequence ATGCAAAGAAAATTAATTGAAATTGAAAGGCGCTATGACGAGCTCACCCAGCTCTTAAGCGATCCTGAGGTCATCGGCAACCAGAGCGAATGGCAAAAATATGCCAAAGCTCAAGCGGGAATGACGGATATTGTGGAAGCCTTCCGTGAGTATTCAGAAGTTGTGAAACATCTTGAAGAGACACAGGGACTGCTTGAGGAAAAATTAGACCCTGAATTTAAGGAAATGGCTGAGCTGGAGCTTGAGGAACTCACCGAAAAGCGGGATGAGCTGGAAGAGAAAATGAGAATTCTGCTCTTGCCCAAAGACCCTAATGATGATAAAAACGTGATTATGGAAATCCGTGCCGGTGCGGGCGGCGAAGAGGCGGCGCTTTTTGCCGGGGATCTCTATCGCATGTACACCAAATACGCTGAACACCAAGGCTGGCGCACTGAGCTTTTAAGCGCCAGTTACACCGATATCGGAGGCTTTAAAGAAATTATTTTCCTTATCGAAGGACAAGGAGCCTATAGCAAGCTGAAGTTTGAAAGCGGCGTTCATCGGGTGCAGCGGGTACCCACGACAGAGTCCGGCGGTCGGATTCATACCTCTACCACCACGGTGGCGGTGCTTCCCGAGGCGGAAGAAGTGGATGTCGACATCAACCCTAACGACTTGCGCATTGACATTTTTTGTTCCAGCGGTCCCGGGGGACAGTCGGTCAATACCACTCAATCCGCGGTTCGCATCACACATGTTCCCACCGGTACCGTTGTCTCCTGCCAAGACGAGAAGTCTCAGCTGAAGAACAAAGAAAAGGCCCTGCGGGTTCTGCGGGCCCGTCTCCTGGAGCGCGCTCAGGAAGAGGCTATGGGCGAATTGGCCAGTGAGCGCCGCAGTCAGGTGGGAACCGGCGATCGCAGTGAGCGAATCCGCACCTATAACTTCCCTCAAGGTCGGGTGACAGACCACCGTATCGGCTTGACTCTTCATCGCCTGGATTCCATCTTGTTAGGAGAGCTGGATGAGGTGATCAATGCCTTGATTACTACGGATCAAGCCGAGCGTCTGAAATCGGAGGCATAA
- the rpmE gene encoding 50S ribosomal protein L31 produces the protein MKEKTHPKYEQTTITCVCGEVIPTGSTKKDIKVEICSKCHPFYTGVQRFVDAGGRVDRFKKKYGM, from the coding sequence ATGAAAGAAAAGACACACCCTAAATATGAACAAACCACCATCACTTGTGTCTGTGGAGAAGTTATTCCTACCGGCAGTACAAAGAAAGATATTAAGGTGGAAATTTGTTCTAAGTGCCATCCCTTCTATACCGGTGTTCAACGTTTTGTAGATGCTGGTGGACGAGTGGATCGCTTTAAGAAAAAATACGGCATGTAA
- a CDS encoding M23 family metallopeptidase: protein MNTEGHEQRVFNRKGFALLFVCCFWITAWSCPAFAQEQERVTYSVVTLQAGQSLDDLAQKYQTTRSQILLDNPAVVITPGATLTIREKTVQGTHEVAEVLSRGTALIWSWPAYGSISSDYGWRKGEFHHGIDLAISHGTEILAARAGKVVKAQWHDIYGLTVLLEHGNGVQSLYAHNQKILVSLGEWVEQGDCIALAGDTGRSTGPHLHFEIRLHGKAIDPKPYLPQNPI from the coding sequence ATGAATACTGAAGGACATGAGCAGAGGGTCTTTAATCGTAAAGGATTTGCCCTCCTGTTCGTGTGTTGTTTCTGGATTACGGCCTGGTCTTGTCCTGCTTTTGCTCAGGAACAAGAACGGGTTACCTATTCCGTGGTCACGCTTCAGGCGGGGCAAAGCCTTGACGATTTGGCTCAAAAGTATCAGACGACCAGGTCTCAGATTCTGCTGGATAATCCGGCAGTTGTCATAACTCCCGGGGCGACACTGACCATTCGGGAAAAGACTGTTCAGGGAACTCATGAGGTAGCTGAAGTATTATCCAGGGGAACAGCGCTCATCTGGAGTTGGCCGGCTTATGGCTCCATCAGTTCGGATTACGGCTGGAGAAAGGGAGAATTTCATCATGGTATTGATTTGGCAATCTCCCATGGAACGGAAATCCTCGCCGCTCGGGCGGGTAAGGTAGTCAAGGCTCAATGGCATGATATTTATGGATTGACCGTACTTTTGGAACATGGCAATGGGGTGCAAAGCCTCTATGCCCATAATCAAAAAATCCTGGTGAGTCTGGGAGAGTGGGTTGAGCAGGGAGATTGCATCGCCCTGGCGGGAGATACGGGAAGAAGTACGGGCCCTCATCTTCATTTTGAGATTCGCTTGCATGGGAAAGCCATCGACCCCAAGCCCTATTTGCCCCAAAACCCAATCTAA